In Oryctolagus cuniculus chromosome X, mOryCun1.1, whole genome shotgun sequence, a single window of DNA contains:
- the FOXR2 gene encoding LOW QUALITY PROTEIN: forkhead box protein R2 (The sequence of the model RefSeq protein was modified relative to this genomic sequence to represent the inferred CDS: substituted 1 base at 1 genomic stop codon) — protein MDLNLKNLEFLYSLHGQVPGMLDWDFENEFVLPCTTDQCLLTEQNLLKHRFLATNPPQVPQKGKASLNKDDPHIEPNLWMWVNPNIVCPLGIQGFPNPSDKNGLRSMCPFPWPLTMDKESSCSEAAVVDCQPFFPSDHSPEVKHFTSSICELEFTEEKVKEREDNSSAALQFPNKEXIQQQKSWQIENQEIRSWSRPPLNYGHLIALALRNGSPSGLNVQDIYNFIRQHFPFFQTAPGGWKNTIRHNLCFLGSFRKVPVILQDEINARPQACLWMLTEAGHHRFQEETRPLASARKQIIQKCMSQPDVMTALFNL, from the coding sequence ATGGATCTAAATCTAAAAAATCTTGAGTTCTTGTACAGTCTTCATGGCCAGGTGCCGGGGATGCTGGACTGGGACTTTGAGAATGAGTTTGTCCTGCCTTGTACCACAGACCAATGCCTCTTAACTGAGCAGAATCTTCTCAAACACAGATTTCTAGCAACGAACCCCCCTCAGGTGCCTCAGAAGGGAAAAGCTAGTCTTAACAAAGATGATCCTCACATTGAACCCAACCTGTGGATGTGGGTGAATCCTAACATCGTGTGCCCCCTTGGTATCCAGGGGTTCCCAAATCCCAGTGATAAAAATGGTCTGAGAAGTATGTGTCCTTTCCCTTGGCCACTCACTATGGATAAAGAGTCTAGCTGCTCAGAGGCTGCAGTGGTAGACTGCCAACCATTTTTCCCAAGTGATCATTCTCCTGAAGTGAAGCACTTCACCTCTTCCATCTGTGAGTTAGAGTTCACAGAAGAGAAAGTAAAGGAACGAGAAGACAACTCTTCTGCAGCCCTCCAGTTCCCTAACAAAGAGTGAATTCAGCAGCAGAAATCCTGGCAAATTGAGAACCAGGAGATAAGGTCCTGGTCTCGACCTCCTCTCAATTATGGCCACCTAATTGCCCTAGCATTAAGAAACGGCTCCCCCTCTGGACTCAATGTGCAAGACATCTACAATTTTATTCGCcaacatttccctttttttcagACAGCTCCAGGTGGTTGGAAGAACACCATTCGCCACAACCTTTGCTTCCTGGGGAGCTTCAGGAAGGTGCCAGTCATACTTCAAGATGAGATTAATGCAAGACCTCAAGCTTGCCTTTGGATGCTCACTGAGGCAGGGCACCACCGCTTTCAGGAGGAAACTCGTCCCTTGGCCTCTGCTCGGAAGCAGATCATCCAAAAGTGTATGAGTCAGCCAGATGTGATGACTGCCCTATTTAACCTTTGA